In Suricata suricatta isolate VVHF042 chromosome 14, meerkat_22Aug2017_6uvM2_HiC, whole genome shotgun sequence, one DNA window encodes the following:
- the LOC115278049 gene encoding nicotinamide riboside kinase 1-like isoform X1 codes for MKTFVVGISGVTNGRKTTLAKNLKKHLPSCSIISQDDFFKPESEIEIDTNGFLQYDVLEALNMEKMMSTISRWIESPRRLLVSTDSGSAEDISILIIEGFLLFNYKPLDTLWNRSYFLTIPYEECKRRRSTRAYEPPDTPGYFDGHVWPMYLRLRQEVEKSTWEIVYLDGTKYEEDLFKEVYEDLIQELAKQKCLHMTT; via the exons ATGAAAACATTTGTCGTTGGAATCAGTGGTGTGACAAATGGCAGGAAGACAACGCTGGCTAAGAATTTGAAGAAACACCTCCCAAGCTGCAGTATCATATCTCAGGATGATTTCTTTAAGCCAGAGTCTGAGATAGAGATAGACACCAATGGGTTTCTGCAGTATGACGTGCTTGAAGCGCTCAACATGGAAAAAATGATGTCCACCATTTCCCGCTGGATAGAAAGCCCGAGACGCTTGCTGGTATCAACAGACTCAGGGAGTGCCGAGGACATTTCCATATTAATCATTGAAggctttcttctctttaattATAAGCCCCTTGACACACTATGGAACAGAAGCTACTTTCTGACCATTCCATATGAAGAAtgtaagaggaggaggagcaccAGAGCATACGAGCCTCCAGACACCCCAGGGTACTTTGATGGCCACGTGTGGCCCATGTATCTAAGGCTCAGACAAGAAGTGGAGAAGAGCACGTGGGAGAT AGTTTACCTGGATGGAACCAAATATGAAGAGGACCTCTTTAAAGAAGTGTATGAAGATCTAATACAAGAACTAGCAAAGCAAAAGTGTTTGCACATGACAACATGA
- the LOC115278049 gene encoding nicotinamide riboside kinase 1-like isoform X2 gives MKTFVVGISGVTNGRKTTLAKNLKKHLPSCSIISQDDFFKPESEIEIDTNGFLQYDVLEALNMEKMMSTISRWIESPRRLLVSTDSGSAEDISILIIEGFLLFNYNTRAYEPPDTPGYFDGHVWPMYLRLRQEVEKSTWEIVYLDGTKYEEDLFKEVYEDLIQELAKQKCLHMTT, from the exons ATGAAAACATTTGTCGTTGGAATCAGTGGTGTGACAAATGGCAGGAAGACAACGCTGGCTAAGAATTTGAAGAAACACCTCCCAAGCTGCAGTATCATATCTCAGGATGATTTCTTTAAGCCAGAGTCTGAGATAGAGATAGACACCAATGGGTTTCTGCAGTATGACGTGCTTGAAGCGCTCAACATGGAAAAAATGATGTCCACCATTTCCCGCTGGATAGAAAGCCCGAGACGCTTGCTGGTATCAACAGACTCAGGGAGTGCCGAGGACATTTCCATATTAATCATTGAAggctttcttctctttaattATAA caccAGAGCATACGAGCCTCCAGACACCCCAGGGTACTTTGATGGCCACGTGTGGCCCATGTATCTAAGGCTCAGACAAGAAGTGGAGAAGAGCACGTGGGAGAT AGTTTACCTGGATGGAACCAAATATGAAGAGGACCTCTTTAAAGAAGTGTATGAAGATCTAATACAAGAACTAGCAAAGCAAAAGTGTTTGCACATGACAACATGA